The genomic DNA GACCACCTAAATCATGAATTCTGTCTATTGTATCTTGAGGTGATAGGTCACGAGGTATATTTTCCTCACACCCAAAACCAAGGATATGGCCTAGTGATGAAGAAACTTCTATTGATGGAATTGCCAATATATCTGTGCCTTTGGTTTTTTGGTAAACTTCATTATATGCATCTGCATTATTGTGATCACTTATTGCAAGGATGTCTATATTTTCCCTTCTTGCAACCCTTAGGATGTCATCGATTTTTGAACTAGAGTCTGGTGAATACTCGCTGTGAATATGGGAATCCATCTTAAACATATTATCTGTCCTGTATTGTTTTTATTAGCCCTACGGTTCCGGTCATCATAACGTCCCCTCCGGGAGCCGCATGATGCCAATCCAGATTTGTCTTTTCAATCAGTTCCCTTTTAGGTCCGCTTACTATAACCTTTTCCAGTTCTGATATAGGATTCAATACGTGGGCACCGTGGCCGTGGTCATTGTAGACCTCCTCATGTGTAATCTCTCCTGAGGCTAGCCTTTTGATATATCTTTCAAGGGACTCTCCTGTCAGGCTAGATGTGTGGTGTTCAAAGACCCCTTGGATTTTGCCGTTTTCTATTGATGCTGCTGTGGTATGTCCGTTTCCAATGTCGATTACAATGAAACTGTTGAGCTTTGATGCGACTTCGTCATAGCACATTCCGGCTATTGAAGCGAATTTGGTATCCATTACAAGCGGTATGACTTCTATTCCTTCACCTTCAACCTGTCGTCTTACGGCATTCATTCTTGTAAAGTATTCTGGAATCTCATCTATAAATCCGAACTCCAGCGGGGTGATAGGTTCCGATACTTTTTCACGTATCTTTTCAAACCTGAAGTCCCTGTCGCCCATGTTTTCATTGTAGCCGTGATCCTGTACCGCAATTGCAATCTTGTCGAAGTCAAACTCAAGATCATATCCAAGTAGGAATTCAGAGAGTTTTGTTATGTCTATGTCTCCCAGTGCTATTTTGGTGTAGCTGTCATAGTCTTCATCAGCATCGGCAATTTTTATTCCAAATGACTCAACCTGTTTTATGTCGTCACGAATTGTTTTAGCGCATGTTGGCTCCATAACCACGTCATATCCCTTTTCCATATGTTCCAGAATTGTATTTTTAATCTTTCCTCCGCCCATTATCTCTCCGGTAAAGTAGATATCGTTTTCAGTTTCCCTTATCCTCTGTGAGATGAATAAGTGCGGGGAGGGAAGAACTAGTTTGATTGAGTTTTCGAGTTCCTTTTCTGTATCATAAATCATTATGTCCTGGGTTCCGGTTCCAACATCTATAGCTAAAATTCTCATGATTTTTAATTGTCTTTTATAATATTAATAATTAAAGTGTACATTTTTGTACAACAAAGTTTTAAATAGTACATTTTTCATACTATTATACATGACTTACAAAATTGAATTATCATCCGAAGAAGTGCCAAAGCAATGGTACAACATGCTCGCCGATTTGCCGGTTCCTCTTCCTGCCCCTAAAAACAGTGAAGGCAAGGACCAAATCGCAGCTTTACAACTCGCATTTACAAAAGCAGGTTTGGAACAGGAATTTGCTACTGACAGATACATTAACATCCCAAAGGAAGTAAGGGAATTATATATGGAAATGGGAAGACCTTCCCCGCTGGTCAGAGCAAACAAACTGGAGGAATACCTCAACACTCCTGCAAAGATTTACTTTAAAAGGGAAGATTCCTCTCCAACAGGATCACACAAGTTAAATTCAGCTA from uncultured Methanobrevibacter sp. includes the following:
- a CDS encoding DUF1786 domain-containing protein → MRILAIDVGTGTQDIMIYDTEKELENSIKLVLPSPHLFISQRIRETENDIYFTGEIMGGGKIKNTILEHMEKGYDVVMEPTCAKTIRDDIKQVESFGIKIADADEDYDSYTKIALGDIDITKLSEFLLGYDLEFDFDKIAIAVQDHGYNENMGDRDFRFEKIREKVSEPITPLEFGFIDEIPEYFTRMNAVRRQVEGEGIEVIPLVMDTKFASIAGMCYDEVASKLNSFIVIDIGNGHTTAASIENGKIQGVFEHHTSSLTGESLERYIKRLASGEITHEEVYNDHGHGAHVLNPISELEKVIVSGPKRELIEKTNLDWHHAAPGGDVMMTGTVGLIKTIQDR